The genomic segment AAGAACATTGAGAAGTACACCTTCGCCAAGGACCCCAACGACGCCGATGCCAAGAAGGCCCTCGGCACCGGTGACACCGCCGCCAAGCGCGAGCTCATCGTTCGCCGTGCCGCCAAGGAGTTCAAGAACGGCATGTACGCCAACCTGGGTATCGGCATGCCCATGCTCGCACCCGGCTTCGTCGGCCCAGAGGTTGAGGTTCAGCTCCAGTCCGAGAACGGTATCCTTGGTCTCGGCCCCTACCCCACCAAGGGCAACGAGGACGCCGACCTGATCAACGCCGGCAAGGAGACCGTCACCCTCAAGCCCGGTGCCGCCGTCTTCGGCAGCGAGGAGAGCTTCGGCATGATCCGCAGCGGCCGCATCAACCTCACCATCCTCGGTGCCATGCAGGTCAGCGCCAACGGCGACCTCGCCAACTGGATGTTGCCCGGCAAGGTCAAGGGCTTCGGTGGTGCCATGGATCTCGTCAGCAACCCCAGCGCGACCAAGGTCGTTGTGACCATGGAGCACACCGACAAGAAGGGCAACGCCAAGATTGTCAAGCAGTGCGCTTTCCCCTTGACTGGCAGAGCCTGCGTGTCAAGAATCATTACGGAATTGGTAAGTCTCTTTCCACCTCCTTTCTACCCTAGCTCCTATGGGATGATGACATGATACTAACGTGCCATGCAGGGTGTCTTTGACGTCGACTTCGCCAACGGACTGACCCTCATCGAGATTGCGGACGGAGTTACGGTGGATGAGATCAAGAGCAAGACCGAGGCGCCCTTCACCGTCGCCGACGACCTGAAGCCCATGTTGTAAAAGGAGCATATTGTATGAGGGAGACTTCTTGGAGAATGAATGAATCTGTGGAGGAGGTATATACCCGTCACGATGGGTACGCCATTGTCATCATCTAGAGTACGGCGTCAAAGCTTAGGGATCAAAATGATAGCCATGATTTTTGCTTTTCCAACCTATTGGTACTAGAGATGTCCAAACTGCCCTCGCTGCTGCCGAACGCGATGCACCTAAACGCCAGCTCATGAAAAACGGATAGGTAATAATCACATCATTTAATGGTGCAAAGCTGTTGGCACTACTCTCCCAATACCGAGTATGGCTTGAGTGAAGAGTGTTTTACACTCAGTTCATCGAGACTGGGACCAACATTAGCCTCGGTCTCCGAGGACTTACCCGTCTCTCATCTCAGAACAGACTTCAAGAACCCATGAAAGACTGCAGAATGTCATCAAGCCTCCGCCTCTTCTTTCTGTTGGGGTTCAATCCCGTCTCGACCTTGCCCAGCTCTACCTTTGGCCTCAACGACTCCGTCGGCTTCCGCGCTGGCTCCTGCTTGGCCAACCCCGACGACCTCCTGAAGAACGTGTACCTGCACGTGGCGAAGAGTCCCCGGCGCACATACGAAACGGCTGGCGTGATGCCCGGCCTGCCGGACCCGCAATGGCCGAGCTGGAGGCATGCGAGCGGCTTCGCGGGCAGCACTAGCTGTTCCGACACCACCTTGAGTAACGTACCCGTCTTCTGACCCGCTCTCTTGAGGTCTGCGTCCCCCGTGAGCTGGCCGAGGAAGGAGTACAGCCAGAAGCCCCACGTCTCGAAGGGGAAACCCTTGCAGGTTTGCGCCTCGTAGCCCGGCACGTCGACGTACATGGATAGATTCCTCTTGGCCGCGTCGCTGAGATGGTCGAGAAACGGAGGGGCGTCCTGGCCGTCTGGAGAAGATGGCTTGATGGTGATGGGCTGGTTGCTGCTCTGACAGAAATTCATCAATCCGTCGTCAATGTTGCGCGCCATACCCTGGAGCTGTCTCGGCTTGCTGTCCTTGCCCTCCGCCGTATCAACGGCGCCGTCGAAGAGTAAGAGGTACCACAGCAGAGAATCGTGCGGGCCATGCAGCGGCTCGTCAACCTCCCAGCCATTCTCCCCCGCGGCGCCCCAGGCGTCTCCCCAGTCGCTCCTCGACGCGTTGACGTCGTACAGCGCCAACGCGGGGAACTTGGAGACATACTGGAGCGAGTGCGTCGTGACGGACTCGTCGCCCCAGAGACGGAGGACGCGGAGGAGCGGGAAGGGGTCGTCCATCTCGGACCAGCTCCTGACGAGGCGGTCGTCGACTTTGGGGAAGCTGGGGGCGTGTTGCTCGTCCATGACCGACGCCGACGACGCCGGCTCGATGATTTCGAGGATGGCGAGGTTTCGGAGCTTGGGCAGCGCCAGCAGCTCGTTCTCGCCAAAGGAGCAGGACCCCGTGATGGTCAGGTGCGTCACAAAGTCCACGTTGGGCGACTCGAGGGGTTTGAGGTAGTGGCGGAGACTCGCGCTGCTGGGCTGGCATATGTGTTGGCGATAGCGATATAGGCCCAGCGTCTTTTCGTCGTCCTCGACGAGGAGGAGTTTGGAAAAGACCTTCCAGGCTTGGAAGCATACACCTCTATACATCAAAAAAACAAAACAATGAATAAATGTGCCATTTTTGGAGTAATTAAGAGGTTGACCAACCTATTCTCCAAGAGCCGCCATATCCTCCACAAGTACCGCCGCGGCAGGTCTTCACGGGCGAGATGGTGTTCTTCCACGTCGCCGATGTTCTCCGCTATCGTGTGCACCGCCATGTCGGCGAGCGACCTCGCGCCCTTCATGCCTTGGCCGCCGCGACCTCTTCGTGGTTGCCGGCCGGTCCGCCGTGACCAGTCCCGGCCATTTTGGTACGCGTCGGGGGGCCGCTGTGCGACGACTTCTTTGAAGACTTGTCCGTTTTGGTCATACATGAGAGACGGTGCATGCAGAAAAACTGAGCAGAGATAGCTTAGGAGGTCGAAAAGCAGTTGAAAACTGTATCACCTTTGAGAGTTCGTCATGGTTATGGCCATGGGTGAGGTGAGATGACGGGTGAGCAAGGAACGGACTCAGTGAGAGACCGAAGCACCGTGCATATACTGTATAACACACCTCCGCACTGTATAGGCGAGATAACCTCACCCCAGTGACAGCGCTTCTGCCGTAAGAACCAGGGCTCTGGGACAGTGAACAGAGCGCATCATAGGCTAGAGCTTGACAGTCAGGTTTGTGATTGACGTCTGGAACGATGTTTAATGCGCCCCAGCACAGTCACGGCATCTCACTACACGCAAGGTAAATGCGGTGGGAAACAATGTATCGCTGCAAAAAATTTCTCCAATCACCAATACAGCCGAAGCTGCCACGGGTCAGAGGGTAAGTGTGCGAGTAAAGTGCGTCAGTCTCTCCTCCTGTTTCCCCTCCAGACACATTCATTGATAACGTGAAAGCCAGAGTGAATAAGGAGGATTAATATGTTTTATGATTAGGtaaagaagaaaagagaaagagaggagGGCGCAGCTTCTGCGCGCGATCTCAGCCTTGATATTGGGTTTCTGAGAGTGGGGCCAGTGGAGAGGGTGGTTGGTTGGTTCGCGCTTAGGTTTTGCCGGTGGCCGGGATTCACTTTCAGTTGGAGATGCGGCTCGATACCTTGGTGGGCCACTTGCAAGTCTCTTTGGCATTTCATTGCGATGAACTCGTTTCACAACTGGGTTGGTCTTCGGATTGAAGACAAATATGACTTACATCCGCGATTCTACCACACTGAGAGCTCTTAATCTTGTAGCATGGACTGGATTGAACCAACGGAGATTTATCCCAAGCAAAGTGAGAGGCTACTCCTACACTTTGAGGACTAGTCGCAGTTGATTGATGAACTACCTACCACACAGTCAAATCTCACTGAGGAACTCACTTATTCGTTGGTACATTGTATCAAAAACTAATTTCTCCCTGGCAAAAAGCTAATCACTGGTATTCTCTTGATTACCTTCAGTTTTGGTATATTACCTTAGGAGGAGTCTATAAAGAACCGAGTGGAGTCAATCCACGTACCGAATGAGAGCCGCCAGATTGAAATCATCCTTCGATTGGCCTCACCCTTTTCCCGTCTCTATCGGGGTCATTATATCAGGGACCGCGGCCTTGTACCTGAGGGAGGGTAAGATGTTGCACCTGTAACTAAAGTGAGGTGATTGCCGAAAACATACTACGCGTGGCTTAGATGACAGACATTCTGCACATGTGCATCTCCTGACACAGGCTGTCTACATGGAAGCCTGCCCGCTTTAGCGCGGGGCACAAAGTCGTGGCGGTGAAAAAGAGGCCAAAGAGTGGCCCCCTCGGGTAGAAATGGGCTGCTGCCGCCGGCCAATGAAGGTCAAGGTGTTTGTGTTTGCGGGACTCTGCAGGTTCAGGGACTGAAATGGACTGCAGTATCGTGCTTTGCGCGCCGTAACCCAACGATGCTGTTATGGCCCATTTTGGTAACTTGGCAGGGCGAAATACCGTAATAATGATTGCCCCTCTGATCTGCCACACCCTATTAAGTCTGTGACTCTTCGAGCTATGCCTTAGTGTCTACCCAATGGGATCATAACTGAAGTCCGATTCACCGTGTTGACCCTGCTTTATCTCCAGTGATTCCCTCTTCCTCTGCTTCTAAGGAAATCTCCGACACCAtaacctttttcttttaaaaacCACCACGCCCAAGTGCAGCCGCCGCCCACCAAAGCAGGACAGCACACTTTTACCCCGCCATCCTACCCTTTGCGCCAACTATCTTTGCTAAACATCCCACTTCGACCCCGCAATCTCACTTTGTCTACGCAGACAATCAGAAGCAAACCAGCAGAAAAAAAACAGAACCTCATCACAGTCAAAATGGCAGGCGGACAACCAGGAGGCAACTCTCGCGGCCGTGGCGGCAAGTTCAGAAAGTTCACCCGTGGAGGTTCGTCAAAAATTCGCCTCAGTGATACCCATCCCGTTGAAGCGCAGGCTGACATTCTACTGATTGGAAAGGTGGCAAGCACTTCTCCCGTGATCTCAGACCCCTCGACGCCGATGGCAACGAAATCAACATGTGGGCCGCCGGCTCCAAGAAGAAGGACGAGGAGAGCTCCGAAGAAGACTCTGAAGAGGATTCTGAGGAGGAGTCCGACTCTGACGAGGGCGGCGCCGCCCAGGCCGAGTTGTCTCGTGCCGATAGAAAGGCTGCCGCAAAGGCTCGCAAGGATGCCGCCATAGCCAAGAAGAAGGCCCAGGCCGTCGAGGTCGGCGACTTGCCCCCCAGCGATTCCGAAGAGGAGAGCAGCGATGACGACATGCCCGCCAACCCCAACCACTCCAAGGCCTCTCGCAACCAGACCAAGGCGCCTGCCCCCAGCGCCGACGTTGACGAGGCCGCCGAGGGCGTCAAGAAGCTGACCGTGGCCAACAATCGCAAGGAGCGCGAGAGCATGGAGGCCGCGCAGGCCAAGGAGAGATATCGCAAGCTGCACGAGGCCGGCAAGACGGACGAGGCCAAGGCCGATCTGGCGCGGTTGAGACTCATTCGTGAGCAGAGAGCGGCTGATGCTGCTCGGAGAGATGTAAGAAGTTCAGCTCAAATTTCGTTTTACCTCCTAGACATTAAAACTAATCATCTAATTTTCTGCAGGCCGAGAGAGAAGAGCGCGAGGCCCAAGAGGCtgcgaagaagaaggagattGAGGCAAAGGAGGCCAAGAAGCGTGAGGCCGCCCTCGGCCCTTCAGCgaagaagggcaagaagTCCAGCAAATAAGCCGGTCCTGGCCAAGCCGGGCATTCAGTGCTCTTTGGTAATCTGGACACGACCTCAAGTTATATACCATCGTTCTTCCTGGTCCATATTCGATCCCAGCATCGCATGCCCCGGACACCATGTGGAAGCCACAAATGTGGACAAAAGATTTTGTGTGCCAAAGCCCAATTGCTGCCATAGGCTGTTCTGCCAGACTCCGTGAAAATGCTCTATTTTACATGAAGCCAATGTACaatacctcgcgcagtgcaGATTCATGATTTGTCTCACATGCCACTCAACCCATCCGATCCAACGGCGTCATGCCACACCTGATCAAAATCCACGCCCTCTTTTCGGAACAGATCCCGGATCTGCTTCGCCACTACAACTTGCTTCTCGGGGCCGAACCCACCTGGCTGCGAGGACTCGAACTGCACGATCTCGATCCACCGGAAGAAGAGGTTCTCCTTGCCAATTGCGTTGAGAGCATCCCTGAACTGGAACACCTGTCTCCGTCTGTCGTCTTCCTTTGCCGTCACGCCCTCTTCCTCAACTGACATCCAGCCGTAATCTTCATGATACACCAGTACCAGGCGTCTGAAGGCATCTAGTGCGACGTCGTTGCGATCAACCATGGTGTGAGCGTCAATCATAGCTTGCCAGTCGAGATCCCACTGTCCAGTCATGGTGAGGTAGCCAGTCTTCTCCTGAAGGAGAAGAGGGGAGCAAGCTTGCCGGATGACCTGCTGCAGCGCCTCGTTGCGCTCCCTGTCCTTGAAGATGTCGCCCAGCTGCTGGTCCCACTCCCGGCTGCGCCGGACGTAGATTTCCTTTTCGCGAAAACCGACCTTCCACCGCCAGCTGACCGGGTTGCTGTACGACGTGCCAAAGACGAACTCGACGGGCCACGGCCAGACAAAGATGAAGAGCATGAGATCCAGGGTTAGCGAGCCGCCGCGCTTGGCGACCTCCCAGAGGAGCTGTCCCCAGGTCGAGTCGGCGGTGGGGAAGGTCGTCTCGTTGGGGTAGCCCATGGCGGACTGGACGAATTTGAAGTAGTAGGGCAGGATCCAGTACATGCGCAGGACGAAGAGCGCGGCGACGGCCAGGTTCATGCCGACCGGCACGAGGAAGATTTTCTTCTTGAACTCCACGGGCTTGGAGTCGATGTGGGTGATGTAGACGTGCTTTTGGTCAAGCGTCTCGATGAAGGGTTGGAGGACCTCTGCTGGCTTCTTGAAGGGCTTCGGCGGCGCGCCCACTGCCGCTTTCTTGGGCGCCTTGGATTTGACGGCCTTCACTTTGGACGCCATCGTGACCGTTTCCGCGGACACTTACTGTGAACCAGTTGTGCTTGTGAAATGTGAGTGAGAATAAGTGAGCTCGACCCAGGGCTCTTTAGCTACAAGCTGGCCGAATTTGCTTTACAAATGGGGGCAAGGGGGTCGCATGCCACCAGGTACCTGCCCCTGACGTACCAGGTGGTGGTGGGTCCAAGAACTGTCCAATTGCCTCCTGGCAGCGATTGGCTGCACATGCTGACCTCTCCAATTGCCCTGGGGGAGCTCGAGAAATTTCTGGGGCATTTCGAAGGAGCTCGAGCTCGACCTTAACTTTCTCCAGGCATTCCTTCGCAGCCTCTCATGTTGCGCCCAAATACAAATCATGCTTAGATGTAGGATATGGAACGTAAGTAGAACTATTCCCGAGTGATCGAGGTCTTTGCACATAAtctaatagcttctttaggAGCGAAGCAGTGCTTACGTCTGCGCCTTCTGCCGCCACCCCGCCCTGCAGCGGCAGCGTGATCTCGGTCGACCAAACTACTCCGATTCGACGAAGCATGTATCGACCGGCAGCAGAGGATTCGCGTCATGGGGAGGTGGCAAGGGCTCTATCGGCTCGGGCATTCCTAGGAAGTCACCCGGTCCGGCCAACGGCTCCGGATGGGGAGCGTCGGCATTTGGTGCAGGCACGCCGTCAAAAGCACCGAGCCCCGAGGGCCCAGCAGTAGCGGCCCCCGTAGATCGAAGCAACGACGTCGATGATGGGCTTTTACCACACGAGCGCGCCGCGCGCCAAAAGCTAGCCACCCACAAAGCCGCACAGGAGAAGGCCGTGCAGGACAAAGCTGATGCGACGAGAAAGGCCCAGGATGCTTTAGGGCAGCCCGACCCGAGACAACGAGGGCCTAAGGGAGGTCTCGGTAGCGGTCTTGGAAGTGGAGGCGTTCGAAGTGGCGCGCAAAGAGGCTTAGGAAGAGGCCTTGAGAGCGTCCCTACAAGTGCAGGGGGAAGAGAGGAAGAAAAGAAGCCGAGGCAGTTTTTCAGTGGCTTAGGAGATGGCCGTAAAGGAGGCCTTGGAGGTGGCCTTGGAGGAAGCTCTAAAGGTGGCTTGGGAGACGCCAACACAAAACCGCGAACTCAAGGCGGTCTCGACGAAAGGCCTTCACGTTCAGCACCAAGATCCGACTGGAGACATCGTCATGATTCAGATCAAGCCCCGCCAAGCACACCTGTACCGCATCACCGACGCGCTGAAAGAGATGGTCTCGGTGGTCTGTCGTCCCAGAGGGACTCGCGTCAGCGGAATGGTCTCGGCAAGTCAAACGCACTGGGCTCGGGCAGCTGGAGCCAACTCTCAAAGAAGACTCAAGACTCTAGCATTGATTCCGAGGGACTTTCGAGAGAGAACTTTTTCACCAAATTTCAAGAACGGGTGGCCGAAAGCCCCATCCGGAACGACAGAAACCCACGATCATCACGCTCAGAACTTGGTGGCTTGAGCGAAGACATGTTAGGGGACTATGCACAAGCCGCACCGAACACGTCTCAAAAGCCAGAGTCCAAGACAAGAGAGTTCGATCAGTCCTACGAGATCAACCGTGACTCTCGACGACGCGACAAGACTAGCAACCGTCGCGGGGATACTTACGCATCCTCTCGGGGATCGCACAAGTCAAAAGGGCAGTCACGGTGGGAGGACGAAAATGATGAATGGGAAGATGGTGGTATAAGTCCAGCCGAACGCCGCCGTCAGAAGGCTGAGGCAAAAGCACAAAGAGCTGCGGAAGCTGCAGCAGCTGCAGCTGTCCCGAGTATCTTCCTGCCCGAGTTCATCAGCATATTAAATTTGGGCTCAGCGCTGAAGATGAAGAGTCGCGAGTTTCTGAAGGCTCTGGCAGAAATGGGCTTCGAGGACATTACCGAGGACAGCATCATGAAGGGAGAAACCGCGGCTCTAGTCGCTCAGGAGTTCGGGTTTGAACCAAAAGTTGATACTGGCGCTGCGAGGGATCTCAAACCTCGGCCTCCTCCGGAAGATGTCTCGGTATTGCCGCAACGGCCCCCTGTTGTGACCATCATGGGCCATGTCGATCACGGAAAGACTACGCTCCTCGATTACCTCAGGCAATCTTCCATTGCGGCGCAAGAACACGGCGGTATCACTCAGCACATCGGTGCCTTCATGGTAAAGATGTCTGAAGGAAAGCTCATCACCTTCCTCGACACACCTGGTCACGCGGCCTTCTTGACCATGCGCCAACGTGGTGCCAACGTCACGGATATTGTGGTCCTGGTTGTGGCAGCTGACGACAGTGTCAAACCTCAGACTCTGGAGGCTCTGAAGCATGCCAGATCCGCAAAGGTGCCAATGATCGTGGCCATCAATAAGTGTGATAAGGAAGATGCGCGCCCGGATCAGGTCAAGGCAGACCTCGCTCGCCATGGTGTCGAGATCGAAGACTTTGGTGGTGACGTACAAGTTGTTTGTGTGAGCGGAAAGACTGGTCAAGGCATGTCTGAGTTGGAGGAGAACATCGTCACCTTGGCTGAAATTCAAGACATGCGAGCCGAAGCCGATGGTATGGCTGAAGCTTGGGTGCTTGAAGCCAGTATAAAGCCATATGGCAAGTCTGCCAACGTGCTCGTCAAGCGTGGCACTCTACGCCTCGGCGACTTCATTGTCGCAGGCACTGCCTGGGCTAGGGTTCGAGTTTTGCGAAATGAGGCCGGACAGGAGTTGGACGAGGCGCCGCCTGGAACCCCTGTCGAGGTTCTGGGCTGGAGAGACGAGCTACCTGCTGCTGGTGACGAGATTCTTCAGGCACCCGACGAAGACCGAGCGAGGGTGGCTGTCGACTACCGCGAGGAGATGCGGGAGAGAGAGGCATCTTCGAAGCAGTTGGCTGAGCAGGAGCTTCGCGAACGTGAGGCCAAGATTGCTGCTGAGATTGCGGCAGAGGTTGAGGCAGCAGATGGAGATGCCGTCGAACCGGCTTCAACCACGAAAATTATCAATTTCATGGTTAGAGGTGACGTCGTGGGCTCCGTCGAAGCTGTATGCGCGACTATTAACGAGATTGGCAACAATGAAGTGAGGCCTCGTATCCTCCGGTTTGCGGCTGGCCAGGTTTCCGAGTCAGATGTTGAGCATGCCGAGGCATCGAACAGTGTCATTGCCAACTTCAACAGTACCGTCCCCGGCCATATCAAGGCCATGGCGGAGCAAAAGGGCGTCAGAATTATAGACCACAGCGTCATCTATCACTTGGCAGACGATGTCAAGCAAGTCATGTCAGAGTCCTTGCCGGATAAGGTGTCGTCCAAGGTTGTCGGCGAGGCGGATATCCTTCAAATTTTCCCCATCAACATCAAGGGACGCAAGTATAAGAACATTGCCGGATGCAAGGTCAGAAACGGTTCGGTCACTCGATCAACCATGGCGCGCGTTCTGCGCGGAGGCGAAAAGATCTTTGAAGGTAAGCTATCCCCCTTTCATCACCGTTGGTGTGAGTAGCGGCCTAATCTGACAACAAATGTAGGCAAGATTGATACTCTCAAGCACGGCAAGAAAGATGTAAACGAAATCAGAAAGGGCTCCGAGTGCGGTATTGCCTTTGACGGATTTACAGACTTCCATGTTGGCGATCAAATCCAGATGTACGAAGAGGTGAGGGAGAAGAGGTCTTTGTAAGATAATGGGGACAGCTGTAAGACATTTGTACGAGATGACAAGACGAGGCCATGGGTATAGAGTTAAGCAACAGTGGTGCTTGAGAGTTTCTTGACATCAAAGCTGTGCTCGGGAGGAGGACGAACGTATTCGGAGACGCAACTCATACAACGCCATACTGTAAAACAACTTGTGTAACCAGCCTATCATGGCTGCTATAGAATATTTGGGGAGGCATTTGGCCACCTCAAACTTCGTCATGTATTATTCATTTATTTTTACCACCGTTTCGGGGCAGAAACCGTATTCGACGAGAACGTCCTACTCGTAGTCGTCACTTGCGACCGCTCCTTCTCGAGCTTAGCCAACCCAATCTTGTCCGTGACAGGTGTGGCATTGATGATGTTGTCAAACTCATCATCGTCCTCTCCATTGTCAGAGTCGGGCTCAACATCCGAGTCCGGCTTCAAGTTTTGTGGCCGTGCTATCGACTcgggcttcttcttctctgcTGCCGACGGGTTAGAGAACGTCTTTGACGCAAGAACCTTGCGCCGTATCTCCTCCATTGCCGCGTCGTCATCGCTGTCGTCTGATATCGCGTAGGGGTCTTTGtcgtcctcttcctcttcatgGTCTTTTGCGGGCTTCTTGCCCAGGTATATGCCGTCAACGCTGTCGCCTTCGCCAGACTCGTCTCCGCTCTCGTCATCTTCGTCGTCATCATCAGCTTCCTCCTCGTCAGAGTCTACCATGGCTCTCCTGTTTGTGTTTCCTCCCTTCCACATGTCGTCCGCGTCAGCATCCTCTCTGCTGTCCGCATACTCCTTGTCAAGCCTGTCCAGCCATTCCTCCTGAACCTTCTTCACCCCCTTTTCGTCTTCGCTCGCGGCGTACTTCTTCAACAGACTCCCGTTGATCTCCAAGAATGCCTCGCCATAGGAGAAGGGCGCAAGAACCTGCTCCGACCACTCGGGGTGCCCGCAAATGTAAAACGCCGCCGCGAGCGCCTCGACACAGTTCAGCTTCCACGGCTTGCCGTAGTTGACGGTGTTCGCAGCCACCAAGTACGGCAGCAACCGCTCGCACTTGCCTCCCACTTTATTCCACTGGACG from the Colletotrichum lupini chromosome 3, complete sequence genome contains:
- a CDS encoding translation initiation factor IF-2, which encodes MLRCRIWNERSSAYVCAFCRHPALQRQRDLGRPNYSDSTKHVSTGSRGFASWGGGKGSIGSGIPRKSPGPANGSGWGASAFGAGTPSKAPSPEGPAVAAPVDRSNDVDDGLLPHERAARQKLATHKAAQEKAVQDKADATRKAQDALGQPDPRQRGPKGGLGSGLGSGGVRSGAQRGLGRGLESVPTSAGGREEEKKPRQFFSGLGDGRKGGLGGGLGGSSKGGLGDANTKPRTQGGLDERPSRSAPRSDWRHRHDSDQAPPSTPVPHHRRAERDGLGGLSSQRDSRQRNGLGKSNALGSGSWSQLSKKTQDSSIDSEGLSRENFFTKFQERVAESPIRNDRNPRSSRSELGGLSEDMLGDYAQAAPNTSQKPESKTREFDQSYEINRDSRRRDKTSNRRGDTYASSRGSHKSKGQSRWEDENDEWEDGGISPAERRRQKAEAKAQRAAEAAAAAAVPSIFLPEFISILNLGSALKMKSREFLKALAEMGFEDITEDSIMKGETAALVAQEFGFEPKVDTGAARDLKPRPPPEDVSVLPQRPPVVTIMGHVDHGKTTLLDYLRQSSIAAQEHGGITQHIGAFMVKMSEGKLITFLDTPGHAAFLTMRQRGANVTDIVVLVVAADDSVKPQTLEALKHARSAKVPMIVAINKCDKEDARPDQVKADLARHGVEIEDFGGDVQVVCVSGKTGQGMSELEENIVTLAEIQDMRAEADGMAEAWVLEASIKPYGKSANVLVKRGTLRLGDFIVAGTAWARVRVLRNEAGQELDEAPPGTPVEVLGWRDELPAAGDEILQAPDEDRARVAVDYREEMREREASSKQLAEQELREREAKIAAEIAAEVEAADGDAVEPASTTKIINFMVRGDVVGSVEAVCATINEIGNNEVRPRILRFAAGQVSESDVEHAEASNSVIANFNSTVPGHIKAMAEQKGVRIIDHSVIYHLADDVKQVMSESLPDKVSSKVVGEADILQIFPINIKGRKYKNIAGCKVRNGSVTRSTMARVLRGGEKIFEGKIDTLKHGKKDVNEIRKGSECGIAFDGFTDFHVGDQIQMYEEVREKRSFCAREEDERIRRRNSYNAIL